One genomic segment of Aliarcobacter cibarius includes these proteins:
- the rlmN gene encoding 23S rRNA (adenine(2503)-C(2))-methyltransferase RlmN: protein MAKFDESSIYDYTLDELKEKLKPSFRAKQVYNWLYKKYASSYDDMKNLPKELIEDLKANYSIDILKEVKKEQSSDGSIKYLFKLRDNHTIEAVLLLMKDKKIDGDGQIVRSEKYTVCISSQVGCKVGCSFCLTAKGGFVRNLTVGEYIAQIIHIKRDNDIAENKALNIVYMGMGEPLDNFDNFVKAVEIFSELDGLAISRRRQTVSTSGIASKIKKLGEKDLQIQLAISLHAVDDELRSELIPMNKAYNIASIIDAVKAFPVDTRKKVMFEYLVIKDKNDSLDAAKKLVKLLDGIQAKVNLIYFNPYPGTSYQRPLEADMMRFKDFLNSKGVICTIRESKGLDISAACGQLKEKELNGNS from the coding sequence GTGGCAAAATTTGATGAGTCATCAATATATGACTATACACTAGATGAATTAAAAGAGAAATTAAAACCATCTTTTAGAGCAAAACAGGTTTATAATTGGCTTTATAAAAAATATGCAAGTTCTTACGATGATATGAAAAATCTTCCAAAAGAGTTGATTGAAGATTTGAAAGCAAATTATTCAATTGATATTTTAAAAGAAGTAAAAAAAGAGCAAAGCAGTGATGGAAGTATAAAATATCTTTTTAAATTAAGAGATAACCATACAATCGAAGCAGTTTTACTTTTAATGAAAGATAAAAAAATTGATGGAGATGGACAAATTGTTAGAAGTGAAAAATATACAGTTTGTATTTCAAGTCAAGTAGGATGCAAAGTAGGATGTAGTTTTTGTTTAACAGCAAAAGGTGGATTCGTAAGAAATCTTACAGTTGGTGAGTACATAGCTCAAATAATACATATAAAAAGAGATAACGATATAGCTGAAAATAAAGCTTTAAATATTGTTTATATGGGAATGGGTGAACCTCTTGATAATTTTGATAATTTTGTAAAAGCAGTTGAGATTTTCTCTGAACTTGATGGTTTAGCAATAAGTAGAAGAAGACAAACTGTTTCAACTTCAGGAATTGCGAGCAAAATTAAAAAATTAGGTGAAAAAGATTTACAAATTCAACTTGCTATCTCTCTTCATGCTGTTGACGATGAATTAAGAAGTGAATTAATACCTATGAACAAAGCTTATAATATTGCATCAATTATAGATGCAGTTAAAGCGTTTCCAGTAGATACTAGAAAAAAAGTTATGTTTGAGTATCTAGTAATAAAAGATAAAAATGATAGTTTAGATGCTGCTAAAAAACTTGTAAAGCTTTTAGATGGTATTCAAGCGAAAGTAAATTTAATATATTTTAATCCATATCCAGGAACTTCATATCAAAGACCTCTTGAGGCTGATATGATGAGATTTAAAGATTTTCTAAACTCTAAAGGAGTTATTTGTACAATTCGAGAATCAAAAGGATTGGATATAAGTGCAGCTTGTGGACAATTAAAGGAGAAAGAATTAAATGGGAATTCTTGA
- a CDS encoding RNA recognition motif domain-containing protein → MNIYVGNLSYRMNDKDLEATFAKFGAVKSAKVIMDKETGRSKGFAFVEMEDSAAGNAAIEALNGKETEGRTLRVNEAKPKEDKPRDSRPRRNF, encoded by the coding sequence ATGAATATTTACGTAGGTAATTTATCGTACAGAATGAACGATAAAGATTTAGAAGCAACTTTTGCTAAATTTGGTGCAGTTAAAAGCGCAAAAGTTATCATGGACAAAGAAACAGGAAGATCAAAAGGTTTTGCTTTTGTTGAGATGGAAGATTCAGCTGCTGGAAATGCTGCTATTGAAGCATTGAATGGTAAAGAAACTGAAGGTAGAACATTAAGAGTTAATGAAGCTAAACCAAAAGAAGACAAACCAAGAGACAGCAGACCAAGAAGAAATTTCTAA
- the rsmA gene encoding 16S rRNA (adenine(1518)-N(6)/adenine(1519)-N(6))-dimethyltransferase RsmA, whose product MDKVKAKKEFGQNFLKDDSVLNKIIQSMPHNNNHIVEIGPGLGDLTKNLVKYKDVTAYEVDTDLIGILKSKFAKELESKKFTLKHIDVLKAWDELNSLHNGKYDLIANLPYYIATNIILRAFEDDLCEHIIVMVQKEVAEKFTAKVNDKEYSSLGIITETISKDSRILFDVPPEAFDPMPKVISSILYIKKDLSKKFDKDFNKFLKSCFVQPRKKLSKNLSSIVDKIKISTIFEELNLNDNLRPHEVSASLYSQMYTKVKDGRDN is encoded by the coding sequence ATGGATAAAGTAAAAGCAAAAAAAGAGTTCGGACAAAATTTTTTAAAAGATGATTCAGTATTAAATAAAATCATCCAATCGATGCCCCATAACAATAATCATATTGTAGAAATTGGGCCTGGATTAGGTGATTTAACTAAAAATTTAGTTAAATACAAAGATGTGACAGCTTATGAGGTTGATACCGATTTAATTGGTATTTTAAAGTCGAAATTTGCAAAAGAATTAGAGAGCAAAAAGTTCACGCTAAAACATATAGATGTTTTAAAAGCTTGGGATGAGCTGAACTCTTTGCACAATGGTAAATATGACTTGATAGCAAACTTACCATACTATATTGCAACAAATATTATATTAAGAGCTTTTGAAGATGACCTTTGTGAACACATTATTGTAATGGTTCAAAAAGAGGTGGCTGAAAAGTTTACAGCAAAAGTAAATGATAAAGAGTACTCATCTTTAGGAATAATTACCGAAACTATCTCTAAAGATTCAAGAATACTTTTTGATGTTCCACCTGAGGCATTTGACCCAATGCCAAAAGTTATATCTTCAATTCTTTATATAAAAAAAGATTTATCAAAAAAATTTGATAAAGATTTTAATAAGTTTTTAAAATCGTGTTTTGTTCAACCGCGAAAAAAACTATCTAAAAATCTCAGTTCAATTGTTGATAAAATCAAGATTTCAACTATATTTGAAGAGTTAAATCTAAACGACAATCTTCGACCTCATGAAGTTAGTGCATCTTTGTATAGCCAAATGTATACAAAGGTAAAAGATGGAAGAGATAATTAA
- the hisF gene encoding imidazole glycerol phosphate synthase subunit HisF, whose translation MNNLTKRIIPCLDVNNGRVVKGVNFVGLKDAGDPVEIAKRYNDEGADELTFLDISASVENRGTIVDIVKNVAKEVFIPLTVGGGIRNLDDIYALLNVGCDKISVNSSAVKTPNLIDDGAKRFGSQCIVVAIDVKKVQDGSYHVFVKGGREDTGLDAIAWAREVESRGAGEILLTSMDTDGVKNGFDIEITQNLSKILNIPVIASGGAGNMEHFKEAFDCGASAALAASIFHFKEVDIMDLKRYLQKNGVNVRI comes from the coding sequence TTGAATAATCTAACAAAGAGAATAATTCCATGCTTAGATGTAAATAATGGAAGAGTTGTAAAGGGTGTAAATTTTGTAGGACTAAAAGATGCAGGCGATCCTGTTGAAATTGCAAAAAGATATAATGATGAAGGTGCAGATGAATTAACTTTTTTAGATATTAGCGCAAGTGTTGAAAATAGAGGAACAATTGTAGATATTGTGAAGAATGTTGCTAAAGAAGTGTTTATTCCTTTAACTGTTGGTGGAGGAATAAGAAATTTAGATGATATATATGCATTATTAAATGTTGGATGTGACAAGATATCAGTAAATTCTAGTGCTGTTAAAACTCCAAATTTAATTGATGATGGTGCAAAAAGATTTGGTAGCCAATGTATAGTAGTAGCTATTGATGTAAAAAAAGTACAAGACGGTTCATATCATGTTTTTGTAAAGGGTGGAAGAGAAGATACAGGTCTTGATGCAATTGCTTGGGCAAGAGAAGTTGAAAGTAGAGGTGCTGGAGAAATACTATTAACTTCTATGGATACAGATGGTGTAAAAAATGGATTTGATATTGAAATTACACAAAATTTATCTAAAATATTAAATATTCCAGTAATTGCAAGTGGTGGAGCTGGTAATATGGAACACTTTAAAGAGGCTTTTGATTGTGGTGCAAGTGCTGCATTGGCTGCTTCAATTTTTCACTTTAAAGAAGTAGATATTATGGATTTAAAAAGATATTTACAAAAAAATGGTGTAAATGTAAGGATATGA
- a CDS encoding SIMPL domain-containing protein (The SIMPL domain is named for its presence in mouse protein SIMPL (signalling molecule that associates with mouse pelle-like kinase). Bacterial member BP26, from Brucella, was shown to assemble into a channel-like structure, while YggE from E. coli has been associated with resistance to oxidative stress.), with protein MKKKLLKIALFLPILGFSYEMNFNKSFSKNVNSDILVSNVNITVVKQDEKSVNGEIEKFNNFLKNTKYITIENMNYNLTPKYEYVNNKSIFKGYIGDSRFSIKSEDATNINKFLNDLVELKDSLKSNDLKLNISNLSWELSNKLQNKVIDELRLESLVWVENYARELSQKVSKKCEVKNVNINEDYGYITPKNRMLSVSMDSVSTSVNTDISPLNSEQNIKINTNYILDCK; from the coding sequence ATGAAAAAGAAATTACTTAAAATAGCACTATTTCTACCAATATTAGGTTTTTCTTATGAAATGAATTTTAATAAATCATTTTCAAAAAATGTAAATTCTGATATTTTAGTAAGTAATGTAAATATTACAGTTGTGAAACAAGATGAAAAAAGTGTAAATGGTGAGATAGAAAAATTCAATAATTTTTTAAAAAATACAAAATATATTACAATAGAAAATATGAATTATAATTTGACTCCAAAATATGAGTATGTAAATAATAAATCAATTTTTAAAGGCTATATTGGAGATTCAAGATTTAGTATAAAATCTGAAGATGCAACAAATATAAATAAGTTTCTGAACGATTTAGTGGAGTTAAAAGATAGTTTAAAATCAAATGATTTGAAATTAAATATTTCAAATTTATCATGGGAACTAAGTAATAAATTACAAAATAAAGTTATAGATGAACTTAGATTAGAATCATTGGTTTGGGTAGAAAACTATGCAAGAGAATTATCTCAAAAAGTTTCAAAAAAATGTGAAGTTAAAAACGTAAATATAAATGAAGATTATGGATATATTACACCAAAAAATAGAATGTTAAGTGTTAGTATGGATAGTGTATCAACTTCTGTTAATACAGATATATCACCATTAAATAGTGAACAAAATATTAAAATAAATACAAATTATATTTTGGATTGCAAATGA
- a CDS encoding sensor histidine kinase, whose amino-acid sequence MDIDLTNSEKKSFFSFLGLYLGSSFILMLIALFFYYQNEKTLYIDLAKSNMQNIISKASNEIIVSHMLNGIFNKESYLNNQEYKISFYDKDKNFLFGNLEGDFSFEQNFYNDEEKLIIIDSSTVGHLGIWYIVLKDNSLKEKISNLKLNIVLIFFIFYSIITLIGWSLAKMFLRPIKNERERLNNFIKDTTHELNTPISAIIMSCEGDNLTQKQLNRIKFSAKRVSEIYKDLTYIFLGNIEKKSFDKIDLSKIIKQEIISFEPMIARKKLKIDLQLEEFFYEISKDDFIRLFNNLFSNAIKYNKIDGNIDIIFKNRELIIKDTGIGVSKDKIKDIFNRYYRGTNQSGGFGLGLNIVNMICKTYNIKIDVESIEYNGTKFILNF is encoded by the coding sequence TTGGATATAGATTTAACAAATAGTGAAAAAAAGAGTTTCTTTAGTTTCTTAGGGCTTTATTTAGGATCTTCTTTTATTTTGATGTTAATTGCCCTATTCTTTTATTATCAAAATGAAAAAACGCTTTATATAGATTTAGCAAAATCAAATATGCAAAATATAATTTCAAAAGCATCAAATGAGATAATAGTTTCTCACATGTTAAATGGAATTTTTAATAAAGAGAGTTATTTAAATAATCAAGAATACAAAATATCTTTTTATGATAAAGATAAGAATTTTCTATTTGGAAATTTAGAAGGAGATTTTAGTTTTGAACAAAATTTTTACAATGATGAAGAAAAACTAATTATTATTGATAGCTCTACGGTTGGACATTTGGGTATTTGGTATATAGTTCTAAAAGATAATAGTTTAAAAGAAAAAATATCCAATTTAAAGTTAAATATAGTTCTTATATTTTTTATATTTTATTCAATTATTACTTTAATTGGTTGGTCTTTGGCAAAAATGTTTTTAAGACCAATAAAAAACGAAAGAGAAAGACTAAATAACTTTATAAAAGATACTACACATGAATTAAATACACCAATAAGTGCAATAATTATGTCTTGTGAAGGAGATAACTTAACTCAAAAACAGTTGAATAGAATAAAATTTAGTGCAAAAAGAGTTAGTGAAATTTATAAAGACTTAACTTATATTTTTTTAGGAAATATTGAAAAAAAGAGTTTTGATAAAATAGATTTATCAAAGATTATAAAGCAAGAGATTATAAGTTTTGAGCCAATGATTGCAAGAAAAAAATTAAAAATAGATTTACAATTAGAAGAATTCTTTTATGAAATAAGCAAAGATGATTTTATAAGACTTTTTAATAACCTATTTTCAAATGCTATAAAATATAACAAAATAGATGGAAATATAGATATTATTTTTAAAAATAGAGAGCTAATAATAAAAGATACAGGTATTGGAGTGTCAAAGGATAAGATTAAAGATATTTTTAATAGATATTACAGAGGAACAAACCAAAGTGGTGGCTTTGGTTTGGGGCTAAATATTGTAAATATGATTTGTAAAACATATAATATAAAAATAGATGTTGAATCAATTGAATATAATGGAACAAAATTTATATTAAATTTTTAA
- a CDS encoding FixH family protein: MKNIIRVFFTLFLAVSFLKAEPMKENLSIDGYSIELTSKRDLSAGSNEFFAKITKDGKEVNDAKLKAKFFMPEMPGMPYMEHEGEAKFENGVYRFTINFCMDGTWQYNIKFKTADDKVHSVKSSVSF, encoded by the coding sequence ATGAAAAATATCATTAGAGTGTTTTTTACACTATTTTTAGCTGTAAGTTTTTTAAAAGCTGAACCAATGAAAGAGAATCTAAGTATTGATGGATATTCAATAGAGCTTACAAGTAAAAGAGATCTTAGTGCAGGAAGTAATGAGTTCTTTGCAAAAATTACAAAAGATGGGAAAGAGGTAAATGACGCAAAATTAAAAGCTAAATTTTTTATGCCAGAGATGCCAGGTATGCCTTATATGGAACATGAAGGTGAAGCAAAATTTGAAAATGGAGTTTATAGATTTACAATAAATTTTTGTATGGATGGAACATGGCAATACAATATTAAATTCAAAACAGCAGATGATAAAGTTCACTCTGTAAAAAGCAGTGTGAGTTTTTAG
- a CDS encoding response regulator transcription factor: MKILLLEDDLILNEILEEHLTNQKLQVITTFTSNEAIKYLYSETFDLLILDVNVPDLNGFELLKELRKNNILTPAIFVTSLNMVEDMQKGFDSGCDDYIKKPFELKELDIRINNIKRLFNIDRQIIKIDEKSYLDLQNLEIILNNERFLISRKESEILAYLLNNSKKTISIEEFTNNIWSYEDSVESSTIRTYIKNLRKILGEDKILNIRGVGYRFNK, from the coding sequence ATGAAAATATTACTTCTCGAAGATGATTTGATACTAAATGAGATTCTAGAAGAACACTTAACAAATCAAAAACTCCAAGTTATTACAACTTTCACTTCTAATGAAGCAATAAAATATCTATATTCTGAGACTTTCGATTTACTAATTTTAGATGTAAATGTTCCTGATTTAAACGGTTTTGAATTATTAAAAGAATTAAGAAAAAATAATATTTTAACACCTGCAATATTTGTAACATCTTTAAATATGGTTGAAGATATGCAAAAAGGATTTGATAGTGGATGCGATGACTATATTAAAAAACCTTTTGAGCTAAAAGAGCTTGATATTAGAATAAATAACATAAAAAGGCTTTTTAATATAGATAGACAAATTATAAAAATAGATGAAAAGAGCTACTTAGATTTACAAAATTTAGAGATAATTTTAAATAATGAGCGTTTTTTAATTTCAAGAAAAGAGTCAGAAATACTTGCTTATTTATTAAATAATTCGAAAAAAACTATAAGTATTGAAGAGTTTACAAATAATATTTGGTCATATGAAGATAGTGTTGAGAGTTCAACAATTAGAACTTATATAAAAAATTTGCGGAAAATATTAGGTGAAGATAAGATATTGAACATAAGAGGAGTTGGATATAGATTTAACAAATAG
- the gltX gene encoding glutamate--tRNA ligase — MVVTRFAPSPTGYLHIGGLRTSLYSYLWARKNNGIFRLRIEDTDLERNSQEALNAIIEAFNWVGLSYDGEVEYQSKRTEIYKEYINKLLESGNAYKCYMSREELDALRAKQEAAKQTPRYDETWRPEDGKVLPPIPEGVEPVIRIKAPKTGEIRFTDGVKGEMKFDASFVDDFVIARSNGMPTYNFVVTIDDMLMEMTDVIRGDDHLSNTPKQIVIYNALGVKHPNFYHVPMINNPEGKKLSKRDGAMDVMDYKRLGYLPEALLNFLVRLGWSNKDQEIFSMQEMLELFDPKNINKSASAYNAEKLLWLNSEYIKSVSNERLIEELKFFDLDLSNYSKKDDILNLSKQRANTLIELKKSILDIKDEPKEYEEAGVKKFIKEDTQEVLNAYIELLENNKDKFSSVSELENITKPFIELKGLKFPQIFQPIRLSLTGTTQAPSVYDILFVLGFDEVKKRILKALEKNFKNS, encoded by the coding sequence ATGGTTGTAACTAGATTTGCACCAAGTCCAACAGGATATTTACATATTGGTGGACTTAGAACATCATTATATAGTTATTTATGGGCTAGAAAAAATAATGGAATTTTTAGACTTAGAATTGAGGATACAGATTTAGAAAGAAATAGTCAAGAAGCTTTAAATGCAATTATTGAAGCTTTTAACTGGGTAGGTTTATCTTATGATGGAGAAGTTGAATACCAATCAAAAAGAACAGAAATTTATAAAGAATATATAAATAAATTACTTGAAAGTGGAAATGCTTATAAATGTTATATGAGTAGAGAAGAACTTGATGCATTAAGAGCAAAACAAGAAGCTGCAAAACAAACACCAAGATATGATGAAACATGGAGACCTGAAGATGGAAAAGTTTTACCTCCTATCCCTGAAGGTGTTGAACCAGTTATTAGAATCAAAGCTCCAAAAACTGGAGAAATTAGATTTACAGATGGTGTAAAAGGTGAAATGAAGTTTGATGCTTCTTTTGTTGATGACTTTGTAATTGCAAGAAGTAATGGAATGCCAACGTATAATTTTGTTGTTACTATTGATGATATGCTTATGGAAATGACAGATGTTATTAGAGGTGATGACCACTTATCAAATACACCAAAGCAAATTGTAATTTATAACGCTTTAGGAGTTAAACATCCAAACTTTTATCATGTTCCAATGATAAATAATCCAGAAGGCAAAAAGCTATCTAAAAGAGATGGTGCAATGGATGTTATGGATTATAAAAGACTTGGATATTTACCAGAAGCACTTTTAAATTTCTTAGTAAGACTTGGTTGGTCAAATAAAGATCAAGAGATATTCTCAATGCAAGAGATGTTAGAACTTTTTGATCCAAAAAATATAAATAAATCAGCTTCAGCCTATAATGCAGAAAAATTATTATGGTTAAATAGTGAATATATAAAATCTGTTTCAAATGAAAGATTGATTGAAGAGCTAAAATTCTTTGATTTAGATTTAAGTAATTATTCTAAAAAAGATGATATTTTAAATCTTTCGAAACAAAGAGCAAATACATTAATTGAACTTAAAAAATCTATTCTTGATATAAAAGATGAACCAAAAGAGTACGAAGAAGCAGGAGTGAAAAAGTTTATAAAAGAAGATACACAAGAAGTTTTAAATGCTTATATAGAACTTTTAGAGAATAATAAAGATAAATTTTCATCAGTTAGCGAGTTAGAAAATATTACAAAACCTTTTATTGAATTAAAAGGGTTAAAGTTCCCACAAATTTTTCAACCTATAAGATTAAGTCTTACAGGAACGACTCAAGCACCATCAGTATATGATATTTTATTTGTATTAGGATTTGATGAAGTTAAGAAAAGAATTTTAAAAGCTTTGGAAAAAAATTTTAAAAACTCTTGA
- a CDS encoding TolC family protein, which produces MKKLVFIPLILASSLFSTSIENIVEKSLQNNFDIKSLENSIQIANFQIKQAKNWENPMLSFKANDIMLNKNYINDQKEYGIELSQAIPVGNKLELEESIAKKEKILQEQALEDKKLEFESKIYLYSYTILILENRLKLLDEYQKNLNRLEELYTKLYSYDKASLNEILNTQISKYDLQMQINELKTTKDNLYLNLEQLSYEKIDKIDESLNIKDINKQKVEEALIFHPKIQTLQTTSQKYKDTAKLEEAKKFSNVTLALEYMQNKEQDYANVTVSMPLPIYNTENINKLKANLNTNETNNKLDSQFHNLRLQTNIYLNYLDKYKTNYKILEEKIIPLKKKMQKVLEEFIEFDKESLKENLSSLNELIDYEIKASEQLEKYFENYSELIYYSNKGVK; this is translated from the coding sequence ATGAAAAAATTAGTTTTTATTCCACTAATACTTGCTAGTTCTTTATTTTCAACATCCATTGAAAATATAGTTGAAAAGAGTTTGCAAAATAATTTTGATATAAAAAGTCTTGAAAATTCTATTCAAATTGCTAACTTTCAAATAAAGCAAGCAAAGAATTGGGAAAACCCAATGTTAAGTTTTAAAGCAAACGATATTATGTTGAATAAAAACTATATAAATGACCAAAAAGAGTATGGTATTGAGTTATCTCAAGCTATACCTGTTGGTAATAAGCTGGAGCTTGAAGAGAGTATTGCGAAAAAAGAGAAGATATTACAAGAACAAGCTTTAGAAGATAAAAAATTAGAATTTGAATCAAAAATATATTTATATTCTTACACAATTCTAATTTTAGAGAATAGATTAAAATTACTAGATGAGTATCAAAAAAATCTAAATCGTTTAGAAGAACTTTATACAAAACTATATTCATATGACAAAGCATCTTTAAATGAGATATTAAATACACAAATATCAAAATATGATTTGCAAATGCAAATAAACGAGCTTAAAACTACAAAAGATAATTTATATTTAAATTTAGAGCAACTGAGTTATGAAAAGATAGATAAAATTGATGAAAGTTTAAATATAAAAGATATAAATAAACAAAAAGTAGAAGAAGCGTTAATATTTCATCCAAAGATACAGACACTTCAAACAACAAGTCAAAAATATAAAGATACAGCAAAATTAGAAGAAGCAAAGAAATTTTCAAATGTAACTTTAGCTTTAGAATATATGCAAAATAAAGAACAAGATTATGCAAATGTTACAGTATCTATGCCACTACCAATTTATAATACAGAAAATATTAATAAATTAAAAGCAAATTTAAATACAAATGAAACTAATAATAAATTAGATAGTCAATTTCACAATTTAAGATTACAAACAAACATTTATTTAAATTATTTAGATAAATATAAAACTAACTATAAAATATTAGAAGAGAAAATAATACCCTTAAAAAAGAAAATGCAGAAAGTTTTAGAAGAGTTTATTGAATTTGATAAAGAGAGTTTAAAAGAGAACTTAAGTAGCTTGAATGAATTGATTGATTATGAAATAAAAGCAAGTGAACAACTTGAAAAATATTTCGAAAACTACAGTGAATTGATATATTATTCAAATAAAGGTGTAAAATGA
- a CDS encoding phosphorylase family protein, translating to MIVSAGKNETFPFARPIGVGLVESAINLTKLCLFNRPEYILFIGSAGSYGRYNIFDIVESKNSSNVELSFLENFSYTPIDNAVVIDTKLTTSEVVVNSSNYISTNSNLSKDFLEFNIDLENMEFFSVLSVAKEFEIPAFGIFVVTNYTNESAHSDFIKNHKEAMRILVKYLEDKNIIKEAK from the coding sequence ATGATAGTAAGTGCAGGAAAGAATGAAACTTTTCCTTTTGCTAGACCAATAGGTGTAGGATTAGTTGAAAGTGCTATTAATCTTACAAAATTGTGTTTATTTAATAGACCAGAATATATTTTATTTATAGGAAGTGCAGGAAGTTATGGGAGATATAATATATTTGATATTGTAGAATCAAAAAATTCTAGTAATGTTGAGTTAAGTTTTTTAGAAAACTTTTCATATACTCCAATAGACAATGCAGTAGTAATTGATACGAAATTAACAACAAGTGAAGTTGTAGTTAATAGTTCAAACTACATAAGTACAAACAGTAATTTATCAAAAGATTTTTTAGAATTTAATATAGATTTGGAAAATATGGAGTTTTTTTCAGTTTTAAGTGTTGCAAAAGAGTTTGAAATTCCAGCTTTTGGGATTTTTGTAGTTACGAATTATACAAATGAAAGTGCTCATAGTGATTTTATTAAAAATCATAAAGAGGCAATGAGAATATTAGTAAAATATTTAGAAGATAAAAATATAATAAAAGAGGCAAAATAG
- a CDS encoding sensor domain-containing diguanylate cyclase, with the protein MNRVIQIKEFSYLLKVNKNKIVDDWLGNELVKDIFLTHQYVLTTEQKKVFYDIYEFIIGSMQWDLNVSDVSIKSRLLNILNKASFSTNDFFTLFASLKNSIILFFNLEGLLSFNLLRDIENNFLAVAKDLFILYEQINDSNSIPKDDNTNLLNEYKKAVDLSNIVSKTNPKGIITYVNDKFCEISGYRREELVGKPHNIVRHPTMPSSTFQELWNTIKNKKSWSGLITNLKKDGRSYTVSSTIVPILDIDGDIVEYIAIRNDVTDFEQAKEQLSTLNKAMKHKVDELYSMAQTLEQQASIDVLTGVFNRMKFEEFFEFELQKAKMQRNPLSIILLDIDDFKNINDTFGHDIGDVILKSITNLISSNIRATDTVCRWGGEEFVILLPGTHFEKAKYVANNLRKIINEHKFSVVPKEVTCSFGVASLNDDDHKESLFKRVDMTLYRAKNSGKNIVIGEEEL; encoded by the coding sequence ATGAATCGTGTTATTCAAATAAAAGAATTCTCATATTTACTAAAAGTAAATAAAAATAAAATCGTTGATGATTGGTTAGGAAACGAGTTAGTAAAAGATATATTTCTTACTCATCAATATGTTCTTACAACTGAACAAAAAAAAGTTTTTTATGACATCTATGAATTTATTATAGGTTCTATGCAGTGGGATTTAAATGTTTCGGATGTATCAATTAAAAGTAGACTTTTAAATATTTTAAATAAAGCATCTTTTAGTACAAATGATTTTTTTACTCTTTTTGCTTCATTAAAAAATTCAATTATTCTATTTTTTAATTTAGAAGGTTTACTATCATTTAATCTTCTTAGAGATATTGAAAATAATTTTTTAGCAGTTGCTAAAGACCTTTTTATACTTTATGAACAAATTAATGATTCAAATTCTATTCCAAAAGATGATAATACAAATCTGTTAAATGAGTATAAAAAAGCTGTTGACTTAAGTAACATTGTGTCAAAAACTAATCCAAAAGGTATCATAACTTATGTAAATGATAAGTTTTGTGAAATTTCTGGATATAGAAGAGAAGAGCTAGTAGGTAAACCACACAATATAGTAAGACATCCAACTATGCCAAGTAGTACTTTTCAAGAACTATGGAATACTATAAAAAATAAGAAAAGTTGGAGTGGGTTAATTACTAATCTTAAAAAAGATGGTAGAAGTTACACCGTTTCATCAACTATAGTTCCTATTCTAGATATAGATGGTGACATAGTAGAGTATATTGCAATAAGAAATGATGTAACAGACTTTGAACAAGCAAAAGAGCAGCTAAGTACTCTTAATAAAGCTATGAAACATAAAGTAGATGAACTTTATTCTATGGCACAAACTTTAGAGCAACAAGCTTCTATTGATGTTTTAACTGGTGTATTTAATCGAATGAAATTTGAAGAGTTTTTTGAATTTGAATTACAAAAAGCAAAAATGCAAAGAAATCCACTGAGTATAATACTTCTTGATATAGATGATTTTAAAAATATAAATGACACTTTTGGTCATGATATTGGGGATGTAATATTAAAATCTATTACAAATCTTATATCTTCAAATATTAGAGCAACTGATACTGTTTGTAGATGGGGTGGAGAAGAATTTGTAATTTTACTTCCTGGAACTCATTTTGAAAAAGCAAAATATGTTGCCAACAACTTAAGAAAAATAATAAACGAACATAAGTTCTCTGTTGTTCCAAAGGAGGTTACTTGTAGCTTCGGTGTAGCTTCATTAAACGATGATGACCATAAAGAAAGTTTATTTAAAAGAGTGGATATGACTCTATACAGAGCTAAAAATAGTGGTAAAAATATTGTTATTGGTGAAGAGGAACTTTAA